One genomic window of Notamacropus eugenii isolate mMacEug1 chromosome 6, mMacEug1.pri_v2, whole genome shotgun sequence includes the following:
- the TMEM33 gene encoding transmembrane protein 33 — MADTAPNGPQGAGAVQFMMTNKLDTAMWLSRLFTVYCSALFVLPLLGLHEAASFYQRALLANALTSALRLHQRLPHFQLSRAFLAQALLEDSCHYLLYSLIFVNSYPVTMSIFPVLLFSLLHAATYTKKVLDARGSNSLPLLRSVLEKLNANQQNILKFIACNEIFLMPATVFMLLSGQGSLLQPFIYYRFLTLRYSSRRNPYCRTLFNELRIVVEHLIMKPACPLFVRRLCLQSIAFISRLAPTVA; from the exons ATGGCGGATACGGCCCCGAACGGCCCCCAAGGGGCCGGCGCCGTG CAATTTATGATGACCAATAAGCTGGACACAGCAATGTGGCTTTCTCGATTGTTCACAGTTTATTGCTCTGCTttatttgttcttcctcttcttgg GTTGCATGAAGCAGCCAGCTTTTATCAGCGTGCCTTGCTGGCAAATGCTCTCACCAGTGCTCTGAGACTACACCAAAGATTACCACACTTCCAGTTAAGCAGGGCTTTCCTGGCCCAGGCTTTATTAGAGGACAGCTGCCACTACCTTTTGTATTCTCTCATCTTTGTCAACTCTTACCCAGTTACAA TGAGTATCTTTCCGGTCTTGTTATTCTCCTTACTTCATGCTGCTACATACACAAAAAAGGTTCTTGAT gcAAGGGGTTCAAATAGTTTGCCTCTACTGAGATCTGTTTTGGAAAAATTAAATGCCAATCAACAGAACATCCTGAAATTTATTGCATGCAATGAAATTTTCTTGATGCCTGCTACAGTTTTTATGCTTCTCAG TGGTCAAGGAAGCTTATTGCAGCCTTTCATATACTACAGATTTCTTACTCTGCGATACTCTTCCCGAAGAAATCCATATTGTCG GACCTTATTTAATGAACTGAGGATTGTTGTTGAACACCTAATAATGAAGCCTGCATGTCCACTATTTGTGAGAAGACTGTGTCTCCAGAGCATTGCTTTTATAAGCAGATTGGCACCAACAGTTGCATAG